The sequence CTCTTATGGCTAGTTTTCCATAAATAACAAAAACAGGCGAATCTTCATTATGAAAATCGCCTGTTTTTTCTTATACCCTGTAAAGACGGCTCCAAATATAAATACAAAAACTCATCCCAGCTTACTGTACGCCTTTACACCCTCGGCCGCAGCCCTGACTTCGGCCAGGCTCTTACCGAAACTTGACTCAATGGCTGCCGCTACAGTACCTTCAACAAAGGGTGCATCGGCTATAACTGTAGCTGACGCAAGCGGTTCTTCCAGGTTTTCTATGGCAAATTCGGTACTCAACACCGCGCTACCTAGGTCTACCATAACCAGTACTCCGTCGCCTCCGTAGACTTTTCTAATTTTTTCTCCTATCAAGTCAGCATCGGTACCAAGCCTACCGTCGGCTGTACCTGCGGCAATTTCAATCGGCACTTTATCTCCCACCATCTGCCTGACGAGGTCCATCGTCCCCCCGGCTATCCGGGGGCTGTGGGATAC is a genomic window of Koleobacter methoxysyntrophicus containing:
- the dhaM gene encoding dihydroxyacetone kinase phosphoryl donor subunit DhaM codes for the protein MVGIVLVSHSPRIAGGTMDLVRQMVGDKVPIEIAAGTADGRLGTDADLIGEKIRKVYGGDGVLVMVDLGSAVLSTEFAIENLEEPLASATVIADAPFVEGTVAAAIESSFGKSLAEVRAAAEGVKAYSKLG